In a genomic window of Vigna angularis cultivar LongXiaoDou No.4 chromosome 6, ASM1680809v1, whole genome shotgun sequence:
- the LOC108341247 gene encoding bidirectional sugar transporter SWEET4: MVTADIVRTVVGIIGNIISGCLFLSPVPTFLEIRKKGSVEEYSAVPYMATLMNCMVWTLYGLPMVHPHSLLVVSINGGGCVIEMIYITLFFFYSNRTKRLTLFLCLFLQLLFLTLLSILTFTTIHDVEKRSAVVGTVCVIFNVAMYASPLSVMKLVMRTKSVKYMPFSLSLASFGNGVSWTAYSLIPFDPFMAIPNGIGTTFSVAQLILYATYYNSTKRQIEGRNAKGVGEVNLSEVVVGNNDQDPNNINGIYVFPDGWWFFFGELVFPRSQLLGEVVRGSCLSRFGVGFKVSMSLNQGCSSCSWGISRGGTSRGFVGSHICHCGEVPVLKVAKTVKNEGKQFWGCPNYKRTRNEKVQGCNFFKWRNEDNVDDVGSTIARQRRKINSLEKSVMGFQKREKMFIWMLSFLGLINIILLCILFKSP, encoded by the exons ATGGTTACTGCAGATATTGTTCGAACAGTGGTTGGCATCATAG GAAACATCATTTCGGGGTGCCTTTTCTTGTCTCCAGT GCCAACATTTCTGGAGATACGGAAAAAGGGATCAGTGGAGGAGTACTCAGCAGTGCCATACATGGCCACACTGATGAACTGCATGGTTTGGACTTTGTATGGCCTACCAATGGTGCACCCTCACAGCTTGCTGGTAGTGAGCATCAATGGTGGAGGATGCGTGATTGAGATGATCTATATCACCCTGTTCTTCTTCTACTCTAATCGCACCAAGAGGCTCACCCTCTTCCTTTGCCTCTTCTTGCAACTCCTCTTCCTCACGCTTCTCTCCATTCTCACCTTCACTACCATTCATGATGTCGAAAAACGTTCTGCTGTTGTTGGAACCGTCTGCGTCATCTTCAACGTTGCCATGTACGCTTCGCCCTTGTCCGTCATG AAACTGGTGATGAGGACCAAAAGCGTTAAGTACATGCCATTTTCCCTCTCTCTAGCGTCCTTTGGCAATGGTGTGTCTTGGACTGCATATTCTCTCATCCCTTTTGATCCTTTCATGGCT ATACCAAATGGGATCGGGACAACATTTTCTGTGGCACAACTAATTCTGTACGCAACCTATTACAACTCCACTAAGAGGCAGATAGAAGGAAGGAATGCCAAAGGGGTAGGAGAGGTGAATCTCTCAGAGGTGGTGGTCGGTAACAATGATCAAGATCCTAACAATATCAACGGGATTTATGTTTTTCCCGATG GGTGGTGGTTCTTCTTCGGTGAGTTGGTGTTCCCTCGTTCGCAATTGCTTGGCGAAGTGGTTCGTGGCTCGTGTTTGTCTCGTTTTGGGGTTGGCTTTAAAGTGTCAATGTCTTTGAATCAAGGATGTTCGTCTTGCTCATGGGGGATCTCTCGCGGTGGTACATCTAGGGGATTCGTTGGAAGCCACATATGCCATTGTGGGGAGGTTCCTGTGTTGAAAGTGGCAAAAACAGTTAAGAATGAGGGGAAGCAATTCTGGGGCTGCCCTAATTACAAG CGGacaagaaatgaaaaagttCAAGGATGCAATTTCTTTAAATGGCGTAACGAAGATAATGTAGATGATGTTGGTAGTACTATTGCTaggcaaaggagaaagattaatAGCTTGGAGAAATCTGTTATGGGTTTTCAGAAAAGGGAGAAGATGTTCATTTGGATGCTATCTTTTCTGGGGTTGATTAACATCATCCttctttgtattttgtttaaaagtccATGA